In Oncorhynchus mykiss isolate Arlee chromosome 19, USDA_OmykA_1.1, whole genome shotgun sequence, the sequence ttcaattcctcatcaatccaaggggatttacaGTAATTGTATTAATGAatgcgtgcttattagtaactggaataagtagtttcataaatgcttcaagtgcagcgtctggttgctcctcattacacaccacagaccagcaaatattctaaacatcaacatatgaatcactacaaaacttattgtgtTTTATGTGTGTATCCATATATGTCAGCTGTATGTGTTTATTGTGTACAGAATATTTATGGCGTATGTGTATGCTAACCAGTTGACCTAACACTGACCCTCTGACCTCCAGATGACCCCTGCCCCTAGCCTGGTGTCCatcctgaagaggaggaggagtgtgtgtgtggagaatgTGTGTGTTGCTCCCTCCTCGGTCCCGCACAAACATCCTGCTAAGCGCAGGGTCCGCTTCAAAGTACCTGATGACGGCTTTGACCAGGGTGAGGGTGTGTTTGAGTCAGTGTACATATGCCCAACAATGGCTATAATcaagtgtatgtgtgtctgcatTCTTACTATGTCACCCTCTCCCCGTCTTCTCCCTTCTCCAGACAAGAAACGGTTCAATAAAGCTCAGTTAATAGACATCTAAACGTGTTGCTCTTCCCTCCTCCAGACCAGGTGGGCGGAGACTCGTGCCTGCTCCTCTTCCTGCTCTGCCTGGTCACCGTGGTGATCAGCCTGGGAGGCACTGCCCTCTACTGTGCTCTGGGCAACACCCACTCCACCGTCTGCATCGACTTTTCTCGGAACGCGGACTTCTACCTCGCACAGCTGCATCGTGGAATGGATCAGCTCCGACACTGGCTGACCCCTGGGTTTTAGCTGACCCCCAAGGAGGAGAGAAGTtaggagatgaaggagaggaaggagaatcCCTTGTTTTGCAAGGTGGATACTCTCCGTTCTCCAACTTGGACAGGATTTCTCTCCGTGTCCTCcggttttcctctctctctctcttcactggctGGCCAGTTAATGTGTGTGATGGGAGAGCGAGTGATGGAAGGTGTATGTGGTACTAGTAGCCTGCAACCACACTAACAGCAGCCTAAGACATCTGCAGCGCTGCCTAGTAGAACTAGTAGGACTGACATAAGACCTATAAAATACTGGACTACCTATAGATTTTAACTATACACTTCTGGACATAGAGTGACTCTGTGTCAGCCCAGAGGAAGGGATAGACTGGGCTAGACTCATTACCATCCGCTCACTACCATATGGAGACATCTGGATCCTTCAGGCATGGACAACACCGCTCACATGTGCAAACAAGAAGCGGCCGGTCAGCCTTTTTAAGAAACCACCTCGGCTCTTTGTTTATGGACTCCATTTTGTATCTCAACTGCACTTTGAATGTGAACAATTGTGCTCTGGTCAGAAACATGAAATAATGTCtttaaaaaatattatattaATGAACGTTTAGTTTTAATGAAACAGATTAGACTTTTCTTTATGTTCCTCACTGTTGAAGATTCTTACggagtgtgtcagggtgtttctTTGGGCTGAAGATAGTTCCTCCTAACCACAGATCTGAGATCAAATCTTAACCTCATCCTCAACCAGAAGGGGGAGGAAATGTCTGACTCTGTATCAGTAGTAAGGGCCAACTTCTACAACTTCTGTTTGAGGGTGTCTTGGGTTGTTTTGGGGTACAGATTGTAGCGTTGGTCCTCAATGACCATATATGCAACATGGACAAGAAAGCAATACGTCTGTAATCGTGTTCAAGAATGTTTAGCGCCCCAAGGGTCAGGTCGGTACTAGAAGAGGAATATCTGTTTAGCTGAGAATCGTCTTTGCTCAGGCATGTGTATATTTATCTTTATTGTGAAATAATTATGGGCATGATCAGTATTACACCGAGTGCATTACCTCCTGCGATCAATGGACTTTGGATTTGGATCAATGGATTTGGATCCAATGGATCAATGGATTTTTACTTATTATAATTTTTGTGCTCATTGTTATTTCTTTTATTTCAGGCTTTTTATTAGTCTATTTAATCTGTTTTACTGTTTGTGTCAGTCGGCGGTATGTTTTAGTTTCGTCTGGCGTTCAGTAGACGTGTCACAGTGGCTCCTATGATAATGTAATGATGATGTAGTAGGCTGGGCAGTGACTCTTAGGCTGCATCCCAACAGTCTAAAGTGTTTTCCTCttcttgtctcctctctttcatctcctcTTATCTGAAaacacaagacaggtgaaacaaacTGCAAATATTCAGAACTGTTTTCAAATGGACAATATAGATATGCAATTTGCTTTCGTCTTTCAAGGTTCTTTCAGAGGGGGGAGGATGAAGGAAAAGAGACGAGGGGAGGATGCCACAGTAGAGTATTGAGATGCAGCCTTGGTTCTAAAATGATTTGCACGTGTCTGGCTGGTCCAGATGACTGTCTTGCTGTTTGGATCTGAAGTATTTATATCATATCTGCACgtggggagagaaaaaaaacgacCTTCTGTTGTTTTTCTTGTTTTGGCTTGATGTGGTTATCGTTGGTTGTTATTTTCCCTTGTTTTGTTCTTGAAGACTATGTTTTGAAAAAGAGGAGTCTCTTTCCAAGGCTCACCAGTTAAAGAATGCCAGTTGGAAAAGTCAGAACAGAAGCGGGACAGTCTCCATTTTCAACTTTTAATCTCTGAGTATGATGACATGTGAAGACGATTAGCTAATGTGTGTCATTGTGGCCAATGCTTCGTTCAgaaccaagtgggaaggtggaAATTACCAATTTGTAATTGTGAGTTTGATGCATTCACTTGCTTTGAACTTGTTGAGAAACGCTGATTGGCTTAAGGCAAACAAGCTGGGTCAAACAAACTAAAAGTATagctatcatgcttgtaaacaaattatagttcaaaaatcatattaatagattgctttttacaaataatgttttgttgcatTTAACTACCAAATGCTGTTATCAAGATGATAATTTCCTTAGTAGGTGACGTCGGAGttcagcatgtgggagaagtcGGCGCTCAGGGATGATAGTTTCTCACTAGTAATTACAAGTTGGAGGGCCCGGTCGTATATggtaagcatttttctacacccgcaataacatctgctaaatatgtgtatgtgaccaataaaattggatttgatttgaataccaCCTTCCCACTTAGTGATGAACACAGCATCAAATCTTTATTTGCAGTCTGTGAAGAAAACAATGGgcaagtttgttttgcatggccTGGTACCCCGGATGGGTGGAGTTTGTTCATTTAaaccattccattggtccttaaGTGAAATCTCTACCTACCCAGTGCACCGGGCTTTGCAAAACAAATCACCATTTAGAGGGATGACTGTGGTGAGTACCTTTTTAAacacctgtttctctctgttgatTGGTTAATAAACCTCACTGTGGGGACTGATCTGACACAATTGTACTCTGTTGTTATTCCAGCTATTAAGTTTGTAAATTGTTAGACAGTTGTTCATCACAATAGTCTGATAAAGACTGTTACCAAATGCAAAGAGAAACTCTTTAAAGAAACACTTCTGAATGATACCTTTTTAGGTCGCATGGGGCAGCCTTGAACCACATTGGAGAGCCTCCctcacacagtgccttcagaaagaattcacatCCCTTAACTTTTTGTTCTTACAAAGTGGAATTCAAATACATGattattatacatttttaatGGAAAATAAACACTAATTTATCTTGAttcgataagtattcaaccctcgGAGTTaatgcatgttagaatcacctttggcagtgattacagctgggtctcttaagagctttgcacaccatGATTGTAGAATATTCGgccataatttaaaaaaaatattcaagctctgtcaagttggttgttgatcattgctagacagccattttcaagtcttgcataGATTAAGTGCATTTAAGACAAAACTGTAActggaccactcaggaacatgtTCTCTTGGTAAACAACTTCCGTGTAGCCTATATTTGGCCTGATGTTGTAGGTAATTGTCCCGGTGAATTTGTATCccaatgtctgttggaaagcagactgaacctagttttcctctagggttttgcctgttttttttatcctaaaaaaacatgtgtgtgtggtggactGTCATTACAATTTCTTCAGGGGAACCTGGTAAAATGAAGGTTGTAGTGTAGATAGCCACTGGATGTGTCTGAATGCACTGTCAGCATGCAGACAAAGTTACTAACCACTTTTGGAGCCAACTAGTGCTCTCCCAAATCGTATCCTGATGTCGACAGCAGATGAATTGTATTCATAACATGGCTAACTTAGCTATCTAATATACATTTTGAAATAAGTTATATTAactggctagctaactagctttaGCAATGTTGGGAGGTCAATactgaaagctagctagctaatcagcTGAGCTAGCAAACAATGTAACAAAAGTATAACTTCGTATTTGAAAATTACTCCCAACAGGTTCTGCATTTCAGGAACCATAGTAGCAAGTACCCCTGGTGTACTGTTCAATTATTTagccatttaaaaatatatatttttggatgaaaactctTCATTTTGGTAATGCCCTCCAATGGCTTTCATGTGTTTCAACGAAATACATAATTGTAGATGAATCACACTCCTGCAAGAAATCGATGTTAATTTACAACTTTTGCTATTTTTGCAACAAAAAAGATGGTCTAGCTATGTTTCTATAAACTTGtccattttttatatattttttaaaacattttaagttTGCATATAGAAAATAAATGTTCAAATTGTCTGCTTCATTGTCTGGCGCAGTTCCATGTAATTATCTTCTGTCGATAAaaaaaacagctggacttaatgaCGTAAAAAAAACTCAGAACCCCTTATTAACCAGGCCCCTTCCTTCCGGAGAGCGTGTCCCCATGCTTCAAGTCCCTCACCTCCACCCAACTTCTGACATCAATATAGCGAATTCAGCGGGTAGCCCTGACCAGGACTTGAACCTGGATCCAgcaactgtcaagccaacacGTTAAACATTCTGCCAAGAGGTTCGAACCCTTTGACCAAGTTGCTAGGTCCCTACACTATTATTTTGTAGTTAGCTCCTTAGCTAATGTGTCATTACAAATAAGGTACTTTTGCTGCGTTCAGAACAGCTGGGAACTCGGAACTGTGTACCCGGGAAATCTCCCGTATtcagtgctttcaaaacaactcggtaactcgggcctctttcttgAGTTCTGACCAGAAGATTACTGAGGTCATTGTTTGACCTCGTacttttctgagttcccagttgttttgaatgtggcaTTAGCTACAGCGTTTAGCCAACTAATCGAGAACACCTTGCCTGCACATGCTTTGATCGCCGCAATAGTAGTATGCGGGAGCGCATTGACGAGCAAGGAAACTTGTGCGGTAGTTTAGTGTGCGGCGCTGCTTAGATGGAAACAGGCATGGCAGAGACATTTTCCACTAATTCTGTCCTTCACATAAAGTTCTGTTAAACTGTTAAAGATTAGAAGGCCTATGTTAATTAATCAGTTATTTATCTGTCCTCTTGATATGTAGGCTGATAATGATGTGATAGTCAGTTCACCAATGACATCACGACATGTTGAATGAATGGCAGCCTAGTAATCAGACCTAATTTGATGGAATTAGGTCAGGGATGGAGATATGAAACAAACTCATTTAGTTGTTTCATATTCCAATTAGCCTACAGTAAACTAAAATGTTGCATCCAGTAATTTAATTATTCAGAATTTTCTCCAGAaacaaaattaaggcagtttacaTTTTCACTAAACTATCCACATAAAGACACCTATTAATTACAATAACAATTTCCCCTAAATTGTACCTAGAAACTGAGCTAAAGTCAGTTTTGCACAATAGGATTTGGAGAGGGTAAACTGAACCCCGACCTGTGCCTACGCGCAACCTCGGAGTTAAACTTGCAAATTGATCAGGTTATCAGATAAGGCTGTATAGCTAGCCAATGGATAGCTAATTACTTGAATAGATCACTACAACAGAGCCGTACCTGCTCAATTTATTGTTTCCCACCGAAACGGAGTGGAGAATCATCGACAACAGTCAACAGTACAAAAACTGTGGCACATAACCACTGTACTCAAACTGAACGCTAGATGGAGTTGGTGCGCTGTCATTTTCTTCTGCGCTAGAAAGTCGGGCAAGCCTACCTATCCCAGAATTTTGGTGTAAAACCCGCGAATTCAGATAAATGAAAAGTTTTCGCATAAAGCTTTCTTTCTTCATTTTTCAATGTTTTATGttttttcaatgttttattttcaCTGCCTCAGGGATCACAGACGTTTCGGCTTAGCAGCCTTCTTCAGTGTGTAGGTACAAATCTTTTTCATCCAAAACAGCATTTGTAAGGAACATAGGTGAGCAACCAATGAGCAGCAGGTGCTTCAAATCAGGGTTGCCACTCATCTGCCAATCAGGGACGTGGCTTCTCTGGTCTACCTGTTTACAAATTACAATCACAAAGACATTCTGAATTATAGGGTATGGGAGCAGACACAAAGGGCAACTGACTGTATTCaacgctgaacaaaaatataaacgcaacatgcaacaatttctaagattgtactgttacagttcatataaggaaagtcaatttaaataaattaataggctctaatctatggatttcacatgactgggaatacagatatgcatctgttggtcattgATAACCaatcagtatctgatgtgaccaccatttccCTCATGTAGCGCGACATcaccttcacatagagttgatcagcatgttgattgtagcctgtggaatgttgttccgctcctcttcaatggctgtgggaagttgctggatattggcaggaactggccCAGATCATTCCAAACATGCTCtatggtgacatgtctggtgagtatgcaggccatggaactACTGGGacttgtgtacagatccttgcgacatggggccgtgtattatcatgctgaaacatgagttgattgcggtggatgaatggcacaacaatgggcctcaggatctcggcacagtatcgctgtgcattcaaattgccatcgataaaaagcaattgtgttcattgtccatagctaatgcctgcccataccataaccccaccaccacaatgaggcactctgttcacaatgttgacatcagcaaaacaTTCACCCACATaactgccatctgcccagtacagttgaaaccgggattcatccatgaagagcacacttctccagccatcgaaggtgaacattttcccactgaagtcggctACAATGCCTAATTGCAGTCAGGTAAAGACCCTTTACGATGAGCACGCAGGATGAGGACgatgagcacacagatgagcttccctgagatggtttctgacagtttgtacagAAGTTCTTCAAttatgcaaacccacagtttcatcagctgtctgggtggctggtctcagatgatcacCCAGGTGAAGAATCCGGAtgttgaggtcctgggctggcatagtTACACTTCCGCGGTTGTGAGGACGGTTGCACATaccgccaaattctctaaaacgacggaggtggtttatggtagagaaatggacGTTCAATTCTTTAAGCAATAgctgtggtggacattcctgcagtcagcatgccaattgcacgctcctgagacatctgtggcattgtgttgtgacacacCAGGACAAGGTTAGCTGAGGAGAATGGTGACGACAGAACACCTCTGTTTCGCCTTGCTCTAGGCAGCCTACTCTgaatctacagagagagaggaacagccaGCCAAGGGAGATTTAGAGTGGTTGAGGGGAGAGCGAAGatggactgactgtgtgtgttgttgttgatgtgcttGTGGTGTTATGAATGTGTGATGTCGTCAGCATCCATCTGAACACTCGTCTCTTTAGAACAGGGTGCCGTTACCTCGTCTTCCTAGACAGACTTGTTATCTCCCACAATGTAACAACGCTACTGCTTTTGTCTTGGGCCTGGTGTATGAGACTTTACCCCAGCtttcagttacacacacacagtgtactcTGAGATCTGCTTGTAACcattgagcgtgtgtgtgtgtttttttgtctgGAATGATGAGCCCGCTGATCCGAGAACACATTGGTTATTGTGctcacaataacacacacacagcagaaaacaGGTGGAAGTGTTTGGGAACGAAACAAAAGCTTGACTCTGAGATATGTTCTTCCGATCTTCTATCGGTAAGCGGGCGAACATGTTTGTGGACTGATTTGTAGCAAGCTTTGGGTATAGGTGCTGTTATTTGTAGTGAggcggcagtgtgtgtgtttgtttgggactgtgtgtgtgtgtggcagcagaTGTACTTCAGCTGTGTGTCAGATTGAATATGTCATTCTAAATGCAACGTACAGCACACTTTGCACACAGCTCAACTTACTACCTGTCTGTCTAAGCTTCTACACAGAGAGATCAACATGTACCGTGTACCTAGGGTTGCCTATTAAGCACCTGTGCTGCTTGACTCCCTACTCTTtctccccccttttctcttcctccccatAGGCTGTTTTCTATCAATTATTTATGTTGACTAGGTTAGGCCTATCTGCAGTGCATTACACATTGCATCAGACCCCACCACTCCTCTGTCCTACATAAAATCAAAtgctattagtcacatgtgccaaatacaacaggtgtagtagaccttacagtgaaatgctgaatacaacaggtgtaggtagaccttacagtgaaatgctgaatacaacaggtgtaggtagaccttacagtgaaatgccaaatacaacaggtgtagtagaccttacagtgaaatgctaaatacaacaggtgtaggtagaccttacagtgaaatgctgaatacaacaggtgtagtagaccttacagtgaaatgctaaatacaacaggtgtaggtagaccttacagtgaaatgctgaatacaacaggtgtagtagatcttacagtgaaatgctgaatacaacaggtgtagtagaccttacagtgaaatgctgaatacaacaggtgtagtagaccttacagtgaaatgctgaatacaacaggtgtaggtagaccttacagtgaaatgctgaatacaacaggtgtagtagaccttacagtgaaatgctgaatacaacaggtgtagtagaccttacagtgaaatgctgaatacaacaggtgtagtagaccttacagtgaaatgctgaatacaacaggtgtagtagaccttacagtgaaatgcttacttacaagcccttaaccaacagagcCGTTCCatgaatagagttaagaaaatatttactaaataaactaaagtaaaaaaataaataattaaaatcgAAAATGAACACAAGTAAATTGACACCGTCTAGtcttttggtcctggatgttaggaaacttggccccagtgatgtttgTTTGTTGACCTGTGGCTACCAAGCCCACGCTGGGGTGAGTGAGGGTATGAACTAGCTAGAGGGGCAAATCAAAGGACTTAAAGCCAcattaaagcaggaagtaaatGCTGCCTAGGTGATCTCTCCACTGTTTGTTCTTAATGAGAGCTAGGGGgtggaggacacacacacgcccagcccagcccagcatgGGCTTGCTAGCCACAGGTCAACAAACCATTAGCAGTTCTTCCAGTCACAtagagaagagggggaaggatagagagagtgtTTGTGTAAGGTGGTGGGAAACAGGGATTTTTATCCTTGATCGTAGAGGGATTGGTATGTCTGACAGTTCAAAGGGAGTGTTTAGCTGTGTCTTATCAGTGGTTACATGTGtgtatcaaatcacattttattggtcacatacacatatttagcagatgttatttcgggtgtagcgaaatgcttgtgtaccaagctccaacagtgcagtaatatctaacaattcacaacaacacacacacatctaaatgtataataatgaaataaaaactttgactagaatacagtatttacatatgaaatgagtgaagcagtatgtaaacattattaaagtgactagtgtttcatTACTAAAGTgatcagtgattccatgtctatgtacacagggcagcagcctctaaggtgcagggttgtgtaaccgggtggtagccagctagtgatggttttttaacagtctaatggccttgagatagaagctgttttttcctttgtaatccatgattgtctgtagaccctgccacataagttttgtgtctgagccgttgaattgcgacttcactttgtctctgtactgatgttttgccagtttgattgccttacggacgGAATAACTACATTCTttatattcaaccatattcccagtcaccttgccgtggttaaatgcGGTCGtacgcactttcagttttgtgcatatgctgccatctatccacggttagGTTgttatagtcacagtgggaacaacataccctatacacttcctgatgaactcagtcaccgtgtccatGTATACGTcagtgttattctcagaggcaacctggaacatatcccagtccgcgtgatcaaaacaaccttgaagcatggattccgattggtcagaccagtgttgaaaagaccttagcacgggtacttcctgatTGAGTTTCTggctataggaagggaggagcaggatGGAGTTGTGATCGGATTTGCGAAAGGAAGGGCGGGGTTGAGTCTTGTATCGATCCCAGAAGGGGAAGTAACAGTGGTCAAGAGTTTTTGATGCGTGAGTACTATAGTCAATGTGATAGAACTTCTATAGCGTTTCCCTCAAatatgctttgttaaaatccccagctacaataaatgtggcttCAGCAGGATacgtggtttccagtttgcacaaagtacAGTgcagttccttgagggccgtcgcggtatcggcttgaggggtaATATTGATGGCTGTGACTTGAAgagaagagaattctcttgggaggtaatacttgattaattgattaattgattTTTTTAGGTATTCTAGgttaggtgaacaaaaggacttgattTCCTGTATTTTAATAgtagtagttaatcatgaaacatacccCACCACATTTCTTCTTcctggagagttctttattcttgtctgcgcgatgtactggctgtatggatggggagagccatgattccgtgaaacagagtatgatACTGTccttgatgtctctctggaaggagatcctcgccctgagctcgtctacatTATTGtcagggactgaacattagcgagtaatatacttgggagcagtggatggtgtgcacgcctcccaagtcagactagaagtccaaccgaatacctcttctctgcCTGCGGTGTCTTGGAGCAGCCACTGGGATAAGTTCAATTTCCCTTGgaggtacgaacaaaggatccaattcgggaaagtcgtatttctggttgtaatgctggtgagttacagctgctctgatatccaaaagttattcccggctgtatgtaataacagaaAAAACATTCTGGGCtgataatgtaagaaataacacacacaaaaaccgaaatactgcaaagttgttTAGGAGCTAGAAGCATAGCTACCATGTCTGTCGgcgccttcttcttcttcttctgtgtgttgttgttgttaggccAGGCGTCGTCTCTGCCAGGAGGCGTTCCTGTGATTTATAGTTTATTCTGGAACTCAATTCTAACATTGAGTCATATTGATCATAGTTACATTTAACATTTAGTTGTAAACATgttctaacacacctgattcagccaATCATGGTCCaggatgaagagagggattagttgatcattttaatcaggtgtgtttgggccagaacaaaagcctgcacacagcCAACAGACAGTAAGTTTACTAGACTACTCCTGTAGAGAGCAAATgactccactcactcactcactcactcactcactcactcactcacagttgAATAGCCCCATGATAGGATGAAAAGATCTGGCTGTATGCAGTCAGTCATGAAGCATACAAATGCCTACTTTAGATAAAAGGGGAAAGAAAATCTCCAATGCAAAGCAGAGATGAGAACGGGTTTGTTGAGCGCCTTGTCAGCAttcttctccatcctcctctctcctactgcAGTCAGGGGGTCTCAAAACCTCTGGATGTGAGGATACACACGTAACGGCAacatctgtcacacacacacacatgctatcGTGCTAAGCTCATGGTGTCGTGTGAATGGGTGTGTTTTAGGATGTTTTAACTATATATGGACTCAATAGCCAGCTGATTCATTATAATGGTGGGGATTTTTTATGATCTAGATTTTAAAGCATCTGGTGGGTCAGATGAGATCAAACAGAGTGCAGCTCTGTGAACAGTGTGTGTACACATTTACTATTCTTGTGAGTACCAGAAGTTCTCACAAGAAAAGTCAACAAACCAAACTGCAGGGAAGTGAGGACATTTTGCCGGTCCTCACTTGtaaaatgctattttaggctaggttaggtttaaggttagaattcgggttaggtttaaggttaaggtaagggttaggggttaaggaaaataagattttgaatggaaatcaattgttggtccccaaaaagtcctcacaagtatagtaagacacacctgtgcgtgtgtgttgtgcGATCAATGCC encodes:
- the LOC110498094 gene encoding consortin isoform X3 is translated as MEREMEHTTQEGYAGPDPPTDGEMSRSKPEERLRGEEEQEEVAEEEKDSDVCFKALEEISVLAVKEQLTLEEVQQEEDQIEELCEEYVQEEDMFVVEIIRDGAASLDGLAKLITVEMTPAPSLVSILKRRRSVCVENVCVAPSSVPHKHPAKRRVRFKVPDDGFDQDQVGGDSCLLLFLLCLVTVVISLGGTALYCALGNTHSTVCIDFSRNADFYLAQLHRGMDQLRHWLTPGF